In a single window of the Neodiprion virginianus isolate iyNeoVirg1 chromosome 1, iyNeoVirg1.1, whole genome shotgun sequence genome:
- the LOC124299535 gene encoding THO complex subunit 3, translating into MSVRACYVESIEQKPPTLPGPHGHTCPPKAIRKLMHKNLPRDPRGNCPYNPQSTPQSTFTGFPKNFKELFWRYSKNCSPDRLAMLCGQLCQINMAASNSRVDELTSYFKTHNKIKEQQSHSAKVHSVGWSCDGRLLASGSFDKCVCIFSLGTDRLKQETTFRGHGGSVDQLCWHSFHPELLSTASGDKTMRIWDTRSQKCTANIATRGENINISWSPDGNTIAVGNKEDLVTFIDARVMKIRAEEQFNFEVNEISWNKDSDTFYLTNGQGCVHILSYPDLELLHVIKAHPGTCICIEFDPTGRYFATGSADALVSLWDADELCCLRTFSRLEWPVRTISFSHDGQLLAAASEDLVIDIGEVETGEKVADIPVEAATFTVAWHPKQYLLAYACDDKDTYDRKRDAGSLKVFGFSSE; encoded by the exons CCGGGCCCACATGGGCACACTTGCCCGCCGAAAGCCATCCGAAAACTGAtgcacaaaaatttacccagggACCCCAGGGGTAACTGTCCTTATAATCCACAGTCAACGCCTCAGTCAACGTTTACTGGGTTCCCGAAGAATTTTAAAGAATTGTTTTGGCGCTATTCAAAGAATTGTTCGCCTGATAGGTTGGCAATGCTGTGCGGTCAGCTGTGTCAAATAAACATGGCAGCGTCGAATAGCCGGGTCGACGAGTTGACAAGTTATTTTAAAACACATAACAAAATCAAAGAGCAACAAAGCCACTCAGCAAAGGTACACAGCGTTGGCTGGAGCTGTGACGGGAGACTACTGGCGTCCGGCTCGTTCGACAAGtgtgtttgtattttttctcttgGAACCGATCGTTTG AAACAAGAGACAACGTTCCGCGGACATGGAGGAAGCGTGGATCAATTATGTTGGCACTCATTTCACCCTGAGCTACTATCAACTGCAAGTGGAGATAAAACCATGCGTATTTGGGACACAAGATCTCAAAAATGCACAGCAAATATTGCGACACGGGGTGAAAACATCAATATATCTTGGTCGCCTGACGGTAACACAATAGCGGTTGGCAACAAGGAGGATTTAGTGACATTCATTGATGCAAGAGTAATGAAAATTCGTGCCGAGGAACAATTCAACTTTGAAGTCAATGAAATATCTTGGAACAAAGATTCGGACACATTTTATCTTACAAATGGTCAGGGATGTGTTCATATTTTAAGCTATCCGGACCTAGAACTACTGCATGTAATCAAAGCTCATCCAGGGACATGCATTTGCATTGAATTTGACCCTACTGGTCGTTACTTCGCAACAGGGTCAGCTGATGCTTTAGTGTCTCTGTGGGATGCTGATGAATTATGTTGCCTAAGGACATTTTCTCGATTGGAATGGCCTGTTAGAACCATTTCATTCTCTCATGATGGGCAACTCCTAGCAGCTGCTTCTGAAGACTTGGTCATAGACATTGGAGAGGTAGAAACGGGAGAAAAAGTTGCCGATATACCGGTCGAAGCTGCAACATTTACGGTGGCGTGGCATccaaaacaatatttattggCATATGCGTGTGACGATAAAGACACTTACGATCGAAAAAGGGATGCTGGAAGCTTGAAAGTTTTTGGGTTTTCAAGCGAATAA
- the LOC124299601 gene encoding isocitrate dehydrogenase [NAD] subunit beta, mitochondrial, producing MALLARKVCKVLAQAAPKGPVARTFHLGVVYQQDVGVQKESKTKCTLIPGDGVGPELVYSVQEVFKAANVPIEFETFFLSEVNPTLSAPLERVSGSIAKNRVCLKGILATPDHSHTGELQTLNMKLRRSLDLYSNVVHVKSLPGVKSRHQNVDCVIIREQTEGEYSALEHESVKGVVECLKIVTATKSQRIAKFAFDYATRNNRKKVTCVHKANIMKLGDGLFLRSCEEIAKLYPRIQFEKMIVDNCTMQMVSNPRQFDVMVTPNLYGNIVDNLASGLVGGAGVVAGASFSAECVVFEPGARHTYSEAVGKNVANPTAMLLCSVKLLNHVNLRTYAEQIRDAINRVLNDGKVRTKDLGGQSSATDFTKAIIYSLR from the exons ATGGCGCTACTTGCGAGGAAGGTCTGCAAGGTTCTGGCTCAG GCTGCCCCAAAAGGCCCAGTAGCCAGAACATTCCATCTGGGAGTTGTATATCAGCAGGACGTA ggTGTGCAAAAAgaatcaaaaacaaaatgtacGCTTATTCCCGGAGATGGAGTCGGACCAGAACTTGTCTATTCTGTTCAAGAAGTTTTCAAAGCTGCAAATGTGCCCattgaatttgaaacattCTTTTTGTCCGAAGTCAACCCAACATTGAGTGCTCCTCTTGAACGAGTCTCTGGTAGTATTGCTAAGAATCGTGTTTGTTTAAAG ggTATTTTGGCAACGCCAGATCACTCTCATACTGGAGAGTTACAAACTTTGAATATGAAACTTAGGCGCAGCTTAGACCTGTATTCTAATGTTGTACACGTGAAGTCTTTGCCCGGTGTTAAATCTCGTCATCAAAACGTGGACTGTGTTATAATAAGAGAACAAACTGAAGGTGAGTATTCTGCATTGGAACACGAAAGTGTCAAAGGAGTTGTTGAGTGTCTGAAGATCGTCACTGCCACGAAATCTCAGAGGATTGCTAAATTTGCGTTTGACTATGCAACCAGAAATAATCGCAAGAAGGTTACGTGTGTACACAAAGCTAATATTATGAAGCTTGGTGATGGGCTCTTCTTGCGATCATGTGAAGAGATAGCTAAACTGTACCCAag aattcaatttgaaaagatGATTGTTGATAATTGTACAATGCAAATGGTGTCCAACCCACGACAGTTTGACGTTATGGTTACACCTAATTTGTACGGTAATATCGTTGATAATTTGGCATCCGGATTGGTTGGTGGTGCTGGAGTTGTTGCTGGCGCCAGCTTCAGTGCGGAGTGTGTTGTTTTCGAACCT GGTGCGCGTCACACGTATTCAGAGGCTGTGGGTAAAAATGTGGCAAATCCCACTGCCATGCTTTTATGTTCTGTCAAACTTCTGAATCACGTTAATTTACGAACTTATGCAGAACAGATCAGAGACGCTATTAATCGTGTATTGAACGATGGAAAAGTCCGCACCAAGGACTTGGGTGGACAAAGTTCTGCAACTGATTTCACAAAGGCGATTATTTACAGCCTCCGTTAg